Proteins from a single region of Catenulispora acidiphila DSM 44928:
- a CDS encoding nitroreductase family deazaflavin-dependent oxidoreductase has translation MATDSEYAPSPADYVRETVDLYESSGGTEGNTMKGRPIIILTTTGAKTGKTRKTPLMRVEHDGTYAVVASLGGAPKHPVWYYNIVANPEVELQDGATKKEYVAHEATGEEKAQWWARATEAWPDYAAYQTKTDREIPLFVLTPR, from the coding sequence ATGGCAACAGACTCCGAATACGCCCCCAGCCCCGCCGACTACGTGCGTGAGACCGTTGACTTGTACGAGTCCTCCGGCGGCACCGAGGGCAACACCATGAAGGGCCGGCCGATCATCATCCTGACCACGACCGGGGCCAAGACCGGCAAGACTCGCAAGACCCCGTTGATGCGGGTCGAGCACGACGGCACCTACGCCGTCGTCGCCTCCCTGGGCGGCGCGCCAAAGCACCCGGTCTGGTACTACAACATCGTGGCCAACCCGGAGGTCGAGCTCCAGGACGGCGCGACGAAGAAGGAGTACGTCGCGCACGAGGCGACCGGCGAGGAGAAGGCGCAGTGGTGGGCGCGCGCCACCGAGGCCTGGCCGGACTACGCCGCCTACCAGACCAAGACCGACCGGGAAATCCCGCTGTTCGTGCTCACGCCGCGCTGA
- a CDS encoding NADAR family protein produces MTVKYLFFWGHTPNRPGTVGAECLSQWYPAPFEVDGLRFATAEHSMMWGKAQLFGDEQAAARIVAAGHPKEAKDLGRTIRKFDEDTWVAERVAIVTAGNVEKFRQNPDLLAFLLTTGERVLVEASPMDRIWGIGLASDDERAQDPARWRGLNLLGEALMAARKTLRGE; encoded by the coding sequence ATGACGGTGAAGTATTTGTTCTTCTGGGGACACACGCCGAACAGGCCCGGGACGGTCGGCGCGGAGTGCCTGAGCCAGTGGTACCCGGCGCCGTTCGAAGTGGACGGCCTCCGCTTCGCCACCGCAGAGCACTCCATGATGTGGGGCAAGGCGCAGCTGTTCGGGGACGAGCAGGCGGCGGCGCGGATCGTGGCTGCCGGGCACCCCAAAGAGGCGAAGGACCTCGGGCGGACGATCAGGAAGTTCGACGAGGACACCTGGGTCGCCGAACGGGTGGCGATCGTGACGGCGGGCAACGTGGAGAAGTTCCGGCAGAACCCGGACTTGCTCGCCTTCCTGCTCACGACCGGGGAGCGCGTGCTGGTCGAGGCCAGCCCGATGGACCGGATCTGGGGCATCGGGCTGGCCTCGGACGACGAGCGGGCCCAGGATCCGGCGCGCTGGCGCGGGCTGAACCTGCTCGGGGAGGCGCTGATGGCGGCTCGGAAGACATTGCGGGGCGAGTGA